TTTGCCGTGAATTCTTCTTTGACTACTTTGTAATTTGTGTCACCAGTAGAAATTGAGGTTGTGTTTGTTGAGAACTGGGAAATTAGAGGGCCTATCCTTTGGTTCCTCTTCtgttttcattgattttgaGTTGTTTCTTCTTGAAACGAATTCTATTATTGAGTCAAACCATATTTTTCCCCCTTcctaatttgatgatttcaCTGAAAAATGTACTTTTTGCAATACCCAAGTTTCAATTCCTTTATGTCTTCCATTGAGTTCTTGCTAGATTGCTTGCTCATATCTTACTATAATGGACTATTTTCTGGCTAGAACTACAGCTAAACAACCATTCTCTCAGTCTTAATTATTGCTGAAATATTTGCTGGCTCAGAGTGACCTCTTGAATTTGCCTACACATGTTTTTCCTCTCAAATTGTTTTCTCTTGGCTTATGGTTGAGAGAGAATTAATCTTACACCAATGCTATTAGGTTTCTCTACATTCCAATATTGCTCTTGCTCAGTTGAAAGTTCTCATTCTAATTTATATCCTCAATCTCTGTTGATGGGAATTGTTTCATTGCTTTTATCTCCGGACTGTGGTGCTTAATTTCAGAAAGGGTCTTAGCAGCCAATTGAAGTAGTTATTAGCACCCAAAACATTGCACCATTCATTCTTCTTTCCAACAGGGTTTTAAAGGCTAGTTGGTAGTGCATTTTGTTTAAACTCCCAGGTCATATTGTCAtctccaaaatatttttaaaactttcctTAGTTTGCTGCAACTTCAACTACTCAACTGAATTCAGCTAAGTTCTTTCCAATTCTTTGTCAATGTGTTACATGTGTCCCATTTGCAGCAACTTGAAGTGGTCAAGTGATCATTCAATTCCTATAGTGTCTTTATTTCTCTTGCATTTTAGTTTTTGGGGGAGGGGAACGATTTGCGATTGTCCATTACTAATGGTTCTGAGGTTCTAGTGTGCCTTCTTCTGTCTTGAGCTCAGAAGTCAGAGAGAGGCAAAGATTTCATGGCCAAATAGATTTGGTAGAGAGAAATTCAGGATTTCTGACTTGCTTCTCTTACTAAGCACTGAAAAATGGTGCTGTTTCAAGGAAACTCCCCAGGACCTGGACAATCTGAAGGATAATGCTAATTCCTTCTGATTTGTTTGTAAACATGGTTGATGCTGCTTGTTGTAACCTTATTGTTATTGGTCGGGTTTCAGCTGATGTATCAATATGATAATCTCCATTATCGCCCATGCCATTAGAGAAACTATCACCTAGTTGTTTTCTGTTCATCTAGGACTTATGCCACTGATTCCAACCCTGAACCTGATTTCCTTTATTTATCCTTTGCTTTCTCTCTGTGGCACTGCTTCCATGAAGAATTCACTACTTTTTTCACTAAATGCACTTGTCTATAAATTCATAGTTGGTTCTTCTAATGTTTTACTCTGTTTTTTGTGAGGGCAGTTTTATTAAGTGCTGAAAGGAGTGAAAAGAATACTGACTGGTTGCATTCTAACTAACTATTAATCAAAATGCTCCATGTGTTATTCAAATGTATTTCTGGTTCTGAAAAATCCTTGCAAGTAAGACTTACTAGAAAACTTCGCATCCACTTTTTCAATTGGCATCTACTTCTAAACTTGATTCTGGTCCTATTACCAGTTAAGAGCCTCTTACTGTGGCTTCTTATGTGGTATTTCATAACAACATTTTTATGCATGAACTTGCTCTGAGCTCAATGTTACCTTCATCACCGGTCTGAGCTTCGGCTCAAGCACAAGTTGCCATCTAGTCGCTGTAGTACCAAGTTTGCAATGTATTTGAGTTCTACAGAGGGCATTATCAGTAACCCACTAGAGTCTACATGTGGTTTGGGAGGCTTGAGCAATGTCCACAGTATTAGTCACAATTGATTGGGTGTTGTATGTTTTGTATCATGAAGAGTTGCTTTATATTTGTATTCTATAACAAAGAAACACATTGAATAATAAAATGTTACTGATCATGCATTGCTAGTGAATATGCTCCATTTCACATTTAGATTTGGTGGAAATGCATGATGTGCATTTTCATTTGGTGATGGTTAATCCAAAATGATGTCATGCAATTGGAAACATCTTTACATGAAATTTAGAgtccgtttggtagtgattctagaaaacatttttaatctttctaatacttgaaattttttatcatttaaatattagaaatgctaGAAACGTTTTCTAGAACTCCCAAACGCACTCTTAATGTCCTTTTAATTTGATTGCTTGGACTTTGTTATAAAGAGGATAGACTAAACTTTGTGCTAATGGGTTGGCAGTGGTGTGCTTTTAGATGATGCCTTTTTCTTTCAAGCCTTTCACTTCTAATTGTGGCTATTATTATTTGTGCGAATGACATTAAGTTTCAGAAAAGCAGTTCTTCTTGTCATCTGAATTGTGTCcttaatcatttttcttcatgaaTTATTTAATGCATATGGATTGCTGATTACCAATCATTGTAATAGACACCCCGCTTTGGCGCAATGGGCCTCCAGAGAAGCCAGTACTCTGCAATGCCTGTGGATCCCGATGGAGGACAAAAGGAACCCTTGAAAACTATACCCCTCTACATGCAAGGGTAGATGGTGATGATGCTGAGGACTACAGGGTTTCCAGAGTGAAGAGCATATCtattaacaaaaacaaagaagtgAAGCTGCTCAAGAGAAAGCAAAATCAAGATAATGTGGTGGTTAATGGTGTTGCCTCTGATTATAGCCAAGGTTCCCGGAAGGCTATAGATGAAGATACAAGTAACAGATCAAGTTCTGGGTCTGCCATATCTAACTCTGAGAGCTGTGCACAGTTTGGCAGTGCAGATGCAAGTGATTTGACAGGTTGGACACTTGCTATAATTAACCTTCACCTAAAGATAGTTTCTTGTTTCCCCCTCTATTTTGATTAGTCATAGGGGATCTGCTTTGTTACATTGACGGGTGAACCCAATTGGAAATATATTGGATACAATGAAAGAGTTTCATATTCCATTGCCAATTTTAAATTGCGACTGGAAATTCATAAATAGGGTCTTcagaattgaaatattttgatttagaaaTGCTCAAAAAACCCAACATTACTATAAAGTTTAAATTGAGTAGCATCTTGTTAATAATGACTCATGTGCTAtttcaaaataaagagaaatgGCTTCCTTTAGCTTTTATGGATGACATTATTTAGGATATTGGCTGCTATACACATATGGTTATTGTGCAATACTTCAATAATATATCAAACTAACACCATCATCAGAATGGTGGGTTCCTAttggaaagagaagaaaaaaatcaggGCATTGGATGCCTCACTCAATTGTATTGATACACACCATTTTCatgactttatttttcttagaaacAAATGGAGCCCAAATGATCTGGTTGTAAttcaacaaaaaagaaaaaaatctcagTGCACCCTTCAGGTCTTGATGTGGGTTATTTTtgctatatatatttttattttgattggaTGGTATATTTCTATAGATTTAGTCATTCTGCTTGAGCATTTTTAGTTCTTAAACACCTGtggatttatattaaaggtacTGGCTTCATTTTACAAAGCTATATAGAAAATGTTTCATCCTTATGCTATTTCAGTGTTTGCTGACTATTAAGTTGCTTTCAATTGGGCCTTTTCTTTTATCATACAGGTCCTTCCCAATCCATTGTGTGGGATACAATGGTACCTTCAAGGAAGAGGACATGTGTGAATCGTCCAAAGCCATCTTCAGTCGAGAAGCTAACAAAGGATTTATGTACGATTTTGCATGAACAGCAATCTTCGTACTTCTCTGGATCGTCTGAAGAGGATTTGCTTTTTGAGAGTGAGACACCAATGGTCTCTGTTGAAATAGGACATGGAAGTGTTCTTATCAGGCATCCAAGTGCAATAGGTCGAGAAGAGGAATCTGAAGCTAGCTCTCTTTCAGTTGATAACAAATCATACCTGGTAAATGAGGTTTATTCACGCATTGGCGCCCTTCCTGTAAATACAAACAATAAGGGCATCAATTTTCCAAGTCCTGGGCTTGAAAAGATGAAGAAGCCTGCTGGACTGGGGATGCAACAAGAGCAAACAAAGAGGTAACTCCTTCCCACATTAGTTTTGACCACGAATAACACAAAATTCCCTTTAGGACTTGCATATTGTAGCTGATTATGTAACAAGGAACCAGGGGTAAATTCAGTGTCAATGGTTAACACGGCAATCTCTGAACATGTAAAATGAAATGAACTGTAGTACAAATGTGAGTGTAGTTAACAAACATGGATACAATGTCCTGGACAGGTTCAATCAGTAAAAATAGGACTGTCTGACATGGAAATCCAGCATTAGTATGAAACATGGGTTGGACAATAGTGGGTTGTTGGATAATGTTTCTGCTTTGCATCCTTAATTTTTCTGTTGTTGGAATTGCAGGGACAAGTCTCAGCACGAAAAATTGCAAATCCTAGCAAATCATAATTCACCTCTGCGTTCCATAGATCTAAAAGTAAGTTGCATTCATATACTATCTGTTTAATTGCATTGTAGAGGGCAATTCCTTCAAAACATGATGTCTTCTTCTAATTTTACATTTCTGTAATTAGGTTCTCAGTGTGCCTCTAGTCAGTGTCATGATGAGAGAGTTCTTCACATGTATGAAGTTTTTTCCTTATCATACAGAGAATAATAATTTTCACCTATATTAAAACGTTCtgaatcacattttttttttaaaaaaaaaaggcatatgGAACCTACTTTATCATGAACCTCATAAATGATgaattatttagaaatattgcaaatgatttccaaattattcataaaatccTGAATTATCTGGAAACATTCCAGAATGACAACATATactttttattcataaaatcatGAATTACCAAGCATTTAAGTTAATATTGAAGTTCTTTGAATAACCTCCAAACTTCTTGCATGAGGCCAATTCCTTATCATCCCTAGTGCCCATTCGTCCTAAATCTCAAATTTGTTGTTACCAGGAGCATGTCCTTGGACATTTTTCTTCCTAAAATTATTGAGTGCTTATCATGATTACTGACCTATCCATATTTGGTGTAGGATGTAGTTAACTTCGAGGAGTTTGTTGGACATTTGACAAATGAAGAGCAGCTGCAGTTACTGAAGTATCTACCTTCAGAGGATACTGCCAAACTTCCTGACAGGTTGGTTTTTTGCTTTTcatgtattatttattttttgtttggttaagcCCAGAGAATATTGTATCATATGAAAAGTTGGAACATTTTGTTGCAATTAGGTATGCTGCATTTCATAGGATATCCGTTGGGCAAACTTACATGACGAGATAAATCACATCAATGTTAAGGCTGTTCCTAACCCACATGGAAGTGTAGTCATCCCCTTTTTGGCAATGTTTGAGCTTAAAAATCCATCTTTGATTAAGTCATTGGGAAGAACCAAATCatcatccaaatttttaatGGGAGCTTGAACAACAACACCTGCTACCCAAAGAACTTATTCAAATACCATGTATAAAaatggatttctttatttttaatttctctttcattttcatgtgGTTCTAAATGGTCTTTAATGCTAATGTCTATGAAATTCTAATTcctattgttttttaattctaGTTCTTGCATGTAACTTTTTGAAAAGGAGCGACTTAAAATTCCATAATCCATATGTGCATAGTGCATCTCATATCTTTACCATAGATAATAGAGGATTTTAAAGAAGTTGATGCAGGACCCAACATTAACATATTACCTTTGTTGTTTCTTCTGCAGTCTTAAAAGCATGTTCGACAGCCCTCAGTTCAAGGAAAGCCTTTCTTTCTTCCAGCAGCTGCTTGGGGAAGGGGTCTTTGATATCTCTTTCCCAGGGGTGAAAGCTGAAGACTGTAAGACTTTGCAGAGGCTTGCATTGTTGAATTCTGAAAAATCCAAATGGGTGGAACACTATAATTTACTTAAGGTTTGAATTCATTTCTTGATCATGTCATGAAAAAGTTAACTATGATTGTCTTTGGAAAATGAATTTACAATTTCTCTGGCTGCAGAAATGTAAGAATAGTACTGGAGTGTCTGTAGTTGCGGGAGAACCTAAGGCCATTGCAGCAAGTAATTTTGCAAATGCCAAGAGATCTCGTGATgcccaaaatcaaaatttttcagGTCAGGCGTTTTTCTTTCACTGTAAGAGATTGAATGACTCAGAGCTTGTAAATTTCTGTTGAAACTAGAAGAACAGCtagtagataaaaaaataaaaataaaggggaaGCAAAAATAAGAGCTTCCAATGCTTAGGGCACTCCTCAACCTAATGATTATGGCATGCCTTATTTAGTAAATATACAACTGAAGGGGGGTAAAACCTATCTGCTTCCAACCTCAGCTGTGATTTCTAGTTACAGATTTGTGAAATTAGAAGTGTAGCCAAACAATTTCTTATACTTGATACTGCACATGTTAAAGTTCTTTTCTATATCTCCCTGAACTTTTTGCCTTTCTTTTGCACCATTCTAGGAGGCTTAGAATTGCTAGACGTACACAATCCTGATAATTTGTCATTTGATCTGTTTCCCAGGAATACTGTTAATATGCATTTTTAATGTCAGTTTAGGAAATATTGATTGACACTTGCATGTGTAGCCAAACAACATTTTTTGGCATGTATCAAACTGTTGGACTGATAATTGAATAACAAATTCTCATAATACTAGAAAGACATTgttgttttatctttttgtattgcACAGCTGCAGCACGAAGTTGAAATTCTTGTAGTTTTCAAGCCTTTCAAGGGGTTGATGATGGTTGCTAACAAGCAACTGTCTTACATTAGAATTAATGAACAAGCCGATTTGTTACTTGACTTTGTACATAGTATATCAATCATGCCTGCTGTGATTATATATATGGTACGTTACAATTGTTCTCAAGAAATATCTTGTGTCTTTCAGAAGCAAGAACTACGATGAAGAGCCCCAGAAGGGTGATTATGAAGGCAGTAGAAAAGGAGCATATAGACAATGAAGGCTCTAGCTTCAGTCCTAGAAGTCTATTTGCCTTGCCTCCTGATGGTGGCTCTCTTGAGCTGGATTCATTCACCTTTGGTGATGAAATTTCTGATCATGATCTACTGCTGGATGTGCCATCCAACAACTCATTCCCACAGGCAGAGCTCCTTCATCCAGGTTCGGGCTTTGGCACCCAACTGCAAAGCACTAGTAGTAGCTCAGCATACCCACATCTTTTGCGTCCCTGACAATGATGTTAAACACTACTTTAATCCTTAGGGCTATGTAGGTATTTCTTCTGCCAAAAACCCATTATGGGTCCACATATTTTGCATGCCGAAAACACAAAAAAGGAGTTAATGTGAATGAGGTTTGATGGTTGCTCTTTTTTTCCTTGACCTATATTGAACTTAGAATGCTAAGGAGATGATGTGGGTGGGCTTTTTGTATAGGTTGACAAAAGGTTGTAATATATAGCTCAAAATGCAGAAGAGATGGTAAGTTGCAGAGTTTTGTATGcaatttagttttctttcttttcctttttcattgcAAAACAACTTTGTAACACTCTTATATTGGCTTGCTTTAATGGTTTTTTGGATTTACCTTTTGGTTTCTTCTCAACcaggaaaaaataaaggaaagaaaagaaataaattgtgGGATGTGGGATGCATGTGAAAGAAGTTGACACCTATGTCTTTCTATATCCTTTTTTGAGGGATTCCTGCATAGTTGAATTGGTAGATTGTTTCACAATGATAAGATTTTGTCTGCCCACCTGTTCTGTGaagtattta
This DNA window, taken from Vitis vinifera cultivar Pinot Noir 40024 chromosome 2, ASM3070453v1, encodes the following:
- the LOC100262620 gene encoding GATA transcription factor 26: MGKHGPCYHCGVTNTPLWRNGPPEKPVLCNACGSRWRTKGTLENYTPLHARVDGDDAEDYRVSRVKSISINKNKEVKLLKRKQNQDNVVVNGVASDYSQGSRKAIDEDTSNRSSSGSAISNSESCAQFGSADASDLTGPSQSIVWDTMVPSRKRTCVNRPKPSSVEKLTKDLCTILHEQQSSYFSGSSEEDLLFESETPMVSVEIGHGSVLIRHPSAIGREEESEASSLSVDNKSYLVNEVYSRIGALPVNTNNKGINFPSPGLEKMKKPAGLGMQQEQTKRDKSQHEKLQILANHNSPLRSIDLKDVVNFEEFVGHLTNEEQLQLLKYLPSEDTAKLPDSLKSMFDSPQFKESLSFFQQLLGEGVFDISFPGVKAEDCKTLQRLALLNSEKSKWVEHYNLLKKCKNSTGVSVVAGEPKAIAASNFANAKRSRDAQNQNFSEARTTMKSPRRVIMKAVEKEHIDNEGSSFSPRSLFALPPDGGSLELDSFTFGDEISDHDLLLDVPSNNSFPQAELLHPGSGFGTQLQSTSSSSAYPHLLRP